A stretch of the Rosa rugosa chromosome 5, drRosRugo1.1, whole genome shotgun sequence genome encodes the following:
- the LOC133710023 gene encoding serine/threonine-protein phosphatase 2A 65 kDa regulatory subunit A beta isoform, protein MSMVDEPLYPIAVLIDELKNDDIQLRLNSIRRLSTIARALGEDRTRKELIPFLSENNDDDDEVLLAMAEELGVFIPYVGGVEHAHVLLPPLETLCTVEETCVRDKAVESLCRIGSQMREGDLVNWFIPLVKRLAAGEWFTARVSACGLFHIAYPSASETLKTELRSIYSQLCQDDMPMVRRSAATNLGKFAATVEPAHLKTDIMSIFEDLTQDDQDSVRLLAVEGCAALGKLLEPQDCVQHILPVIVNFSQDKSWRVRYMVANQLYELCEAVGPDPTRTDLVPAYVRLLRDNEAEVRIAAAGKVTKFCRILNPELAIQHILPCVKELSSDSSQHVRSALASVIMGMALVLGKDATIEQLLPIFLSLLKDEFPDVRLNIISKLDQVNQVIGIDLLSQSLLPAIVELAEDRHWRVRLAIIEYIPLLASQLGVGFFDDKLGSLCMQWLQDKVYSIRDAAANNLKRLAEEFGPEWAMQHIVPQVLEMIDNPHYLYRMTILRAICLLAPVMGSEITCSKLLPVVVTASKDRVPNIKFNVAKVLQSLIPIVDQSVVEKTIRPTLVELSEDPDVDVRFFATQALQAIDHVMMSS, encoded by the exons ATGTCTATGGTTGATGAACCGCTATATCCGATAGCCGTTCTCATAGACGAGCTGAAAAATGACGACATCCAGTTACGGCTGAACTCAATCCGCAGGCTATCAACAATTGCCCGCGCTCTTGGGGAAGATCGAACGCGGAAGGAGTTAATCCCATTTCTGAGCGAAaacaatgatgatgatgatgaggtaCTTCTTGCAATGGCAGAAGAGTTGGGGGTCTTCATTCCATATGTTGGGGGTGTGGAACATGCACATGTTTTGCTCCCACCCTTGGAAACCCTTTGCACTGTTGAGGAAACCTGCGTGAGGGACAAGGCTGTGGAGTCATTATGTAGGATTGGGTCTCAGATGAGGGAGGGTGATTTAGTCAACTGGTTTATTCCTCTTGTGAAG AGGTTGGCGGCTGGTGAGTGGTTTACAGCCCGAGTCTCTGCATGTGGGCTTTTTCATATAGCCTACCCAAGCGCATCAGAGACATTAAAGACAGAGCTCCGGTCGATATACAGTCAGTTGTGTCAAGATGACATGCCTATGGTTAGGAGGTCTGCTGCAACGAATCTGGGGAAATTTGCAGCAACTGTCGAACCAGCTCATCTGAAGACTGATATCATGTCTATATTTGAGGATCTTACACAAGATG ATCAAGATTCTGTTCGACTATTGGCTGTTGAGGGCTGTGCTGCTCTTGGCAAGTTATTGGAGCCCCAAGATTGTGTTCAGCATATCCTCCCTGTTATTGTCAACTTCTCGCAG GACAAATCTTGGCGTGTGCGATATATGGTCGCAAATCAACTATATGAGCTTTGTGAAGCTGTGGGGCCTGACCCTACAAG GACGGACTTGGTTCCAGCATACGTGCGATTGCTTCGAGATAATGAGGCTGAAGTACGTATAGCAGCTGCTGGAAAAGTTACTAAGTTTTGTCGGATTTTAAATCCCGAACTTGCCATTCAGCATATTCTTCCCTGTGTGAAG GAACTGTCATCAGATTCTTCCCAACATGTCCGATCTGCTTTGGCTTCAGTTATCATGGGAATGGCTCTTGTATTAGGAAAG GATGCTACAATTGAGCAGCttcttcccatttttctttcaCTTCTGAAGGATGAATTTCCTGATGTGCGCCTCAATATCATTAGCAAGCTTGATCAAGTGAATCAG GTTATTGGAATCGATTTGCTATCTCAATCCTTGTTACCAGCCATAGTTGAACTCGCGGAGGATAGACATTGGAGGGTTCGACTTGCAATTATAGAGTACATACCTTTGTTGGCAAGTCAGCTGGGTGTAGGGTTCTTTGATGATAAGCTCGGTTCCCTTTGCATGCAGTGGTTGCAGGATAAG GTTTACTCGATTCGTGATGCTGCTGCTAATAATTTGAAGCGCCTTGCTGAAGAATTTGGTCCAGAATGGGCAATGCAGCACATTGTTCCACAG GTTCTGGAGATGATTGACAATCCACACTATTTATATCGAATGACAATTCTGCGTGCAATCTGCCTCCTTGCCCCCGTTATGGGTTCAGAAATCACATGTTCAAAACTGCTGCCAGTGGTTGTCACTGCGTCAAAGGACAG AGTACCCAACATTAAGTTCAATGTGGCAAAGGTGCTGCAGTCCCTTATCCCCATAGTTGATCAGTCG GTGGTGGAGAAGACAATTCGTCCCACTTTGGTTGAGCTCAGTGAGGATCCAGATGTTGATGTCCGATTTTTTGCTACCCAGGCACTTCAAGCAATTGATCATGTTATGATGTCAAGCTAG